The Chanodichthys erythropterus isolate Z2021 chromosome 14, ASM2448905v1, whole genome shotgun sequence genome window below encodes:
- the usp9 gene encoding ubiquitin carboxyl-terminal hydrolase 9X isoform X1, whose translation MTATTRGSPVGGNDGQGQAPDGQSQPPLPQNQTSSPNSSNENSPVSPPDEQGQGDCPTPLEEEEPAFPHTELAKLDDMINRPRWVVPVLPKGELEVLLEAAIDLCKKGLDVKCEACQRFFRDGLTISFTKILTDEAVSGWKFEIHRCIINNAHRLVELCVTKLSQDWFPLLELLAMATNPHCKFHIYNGTRPSETVPAGVQLAEDELFARPPDPRSPKGWLVDLINKFGTLNGFQILHDRFMSGQALNVQIIAALIKPFGQCYEFLTLHTVKKYFLPIIEMVPQFLENLTDEELKKEAKNEAKNDALSMIIKSLKNLASRVPGQEETVKNLEIFRLKMILRLLQISSFNGKMNALNEVNKVISSVSYYTHRHGNPEEEEWLTAERMAEWIQQNNILSIVLRDSLHQPQYVEKLEKILRFVIKEKALTLQDLDNIWAAQAGKHEAIVKNVHDLLAKLAWDFSPEQLDHLFDCFKESWTNASKKQREKLLELIRRLAEDDKDGVMAHKVLNLLWNLAHSDDVPVDIMDQALSAHIKILDYSCSQDRDTQKMQWIDRFIEELRTNDKWVIPALKQIREICSLFGEAPQNLRKKIPINLLKSLEGQTQRSPHVFYRHDLINQLQHNHALVTLVAENLSAYMENMRQFSKEHTDFDPQTVRPGSRYSHVQEVQERLNFLRFLLKDGQLWLCAPQAKQIWKCLAENAVFLCDREACFKWYSKLMGDEPDLDPDINKDFFENNVLQLDPSLLTENGMKCFERFFKAVNCREGKLVAKRRAYMMDDLELIGLDYLWRVVIQGSDDIASRAIDLLKEIYTNLGPKLQANQVEIHEDFIQSCFDRLKASYDTLCVLDGDKDSINCARQEAIRMVRVLTVLREYITECDSDYHEERTILPMSRAFRGKHITLVVRFPNQGRQVDDLDIWSHTNDTIGSVRRCILNRIKANSTHTKIELFIGGEIIDPADDRKLIGQLNLKDKTLITAKLTQVSANMPSSPDSSSDSSTGSPGNHGNHYSDGPNPEVESCLPGVIMSLHLRYISFLWQVADLGCNLNMPLLRDGARVLMKLMPPDNATVENLRAICLDHAKLGENSLSPTLDSRFFGPSPSQVLYLIEVVYALLMPASGTLGEDASDFQYNFLKSGGLPLVLSMLTRNNFLPNADMETRRGAYLNALKIAKLLLTAVGFGHVKSVAEACQPVVEGTIPVSPINQTTHDQALVLQNALQNIPNPSAECMLRNVAIRLAQQISDENFFQASKYIPDICVIRAVQKIVWASGCGSVQHVFSSNEEISKIYEKTNAGNEPDAEDEQVCCEALEVMTLCFALMPTALDALSKEKAWQTFIIDLLLHCQSKSVRQMSQEQFFLMATRCCMGHRPLLFFITLLFTVLGSTAKERAKHAADYFTLLRHLLNYAYNSNINLPNAEVLLNNEIDWLKRIRDEVKRTGDPGVEETILEGHIGVTKELLAFQTPEKKFYIGCEKGGASLIKELMDDFLFPASNVYLQYMKSGEFPTEQAIPVCSTPATINAGFELLVALAVGCVRNLKQIVDTLTDMYYLGCEPLTEWEYLPPVGPRPTKGFVGLKNAGATCYMNSVIQQLYMIPPIRNGILAIEGTGSEVEDDMSGDEKQDNESNVDPRDEVFGYQHQFEDKPSLSKSEDRKEYNIGVLRQLQVIFGHLAASRLQYYVPRGFWKQFRLWGEPVNLREQHDALEFFNSLVDSLDEALKALGHPAMLSKVLGGSFADQKICQGCPHRYECEESFTTLNVDIRNHQNLLDSMEQYVKGDLLEGANAYHCEKCNKKVDTVKRLLIKKLPPVLAIQLKRFDYDWERECAIKFNDYFEFPRELDMEPYTVAGVAKLEGSDVHPENQVIQQNEPSEPEPPCSSRYRLVGVLVHSGQASGGHYYSYIIQRNGSGGEGERNRWYKFDDGDVTECKMDDDEEMKNQCFGGEYMGEVFDHMMKRMSYRRQKRWWNAYILFYERMDTLDKDSELVKYITELTVTSKPHQVKMPSAIERSVRKQNVQFMHNRMQYSLEYFQFIRKLLTCNSVYLNSPPGQDHLLPEAEEMAMISIQLAARFLFSTGFHTKKVVRGPASDWYDALCILLRHSKNVRYWFAHNVLFAYPNRFSEYLLECPSAEVRGAFSKLIVFIAHFSLQDGPCPSPIASPGPSSQACDNLSLSEHLFRAVLNLLRREVSEHGRHLQQYFNLFVMYANLGLAEKTQLLKLGVPATFMLVALDEGPGPPIKYQYAELGKLYSVVSQLVRCCDVTSRMQSSINGNPPLPNPYGDPNITAPIMPLQQLVVDILFVRTSYVKKIIEDCSNSEDTIKLLRFCCWENPQFSSTVLSELLWQVAYSYTYELRPYLDLLLQILFIEDSWQTHRIHNVLKGIPDDRDGLFDTIQRSKNHYQKRAYQCIKCMVALFSNCSVAYQILQSNGDLKRKWTWAVEWLGDELERRPYTGNTQYTYNNWSPPVQSNETSNGYFLERSHSARMTLAKACELCPEECHLTKHEVVSEEDAGRNPSSTQQLLPGEVTGQQQHTEPDEQEALEEQDPSPPEDTALYPHSPGSKFQQQNNLPHTQPYTGPAAQHVNNPQRPGPRAQENWEPPEEVPPSQTKD comes from the exons TAGAACTCTTGGCAATGGCCACCAACCCCCACTGTAAGTTCCACATCTACAATGGTACTCGGCCCTCTGAGACGGTGCCTGCTGGGGTTCAGCTAGCTGAGGATGAGCTGTTTGCCCGTCCACCTGACCCTCGATCTCCAAAG GGCTGGTTGGTGGATTTAATAAACAAATTCGGCACCTTAAACGGGTTTCAAATTCTGCATGATCGATTCATGAGTGGCCAAGCTCTGAATGTTCAGATCATCGCTGCACTCATTAA GCCTTTTGGACAGTGCTATGAGTTTCTCACTTTGCACACGGTGAAGAAGTACTTCCTTCCCATCATAGAAATGGTTCCCCAGTTTCTAGAAAACCTCACTGATGAGGAGTTGAAAAAGGAAGCAAAGAACGAAGCCAAAAACGATGCCCTGTCTATGATAATCAAATCTTTGAAGAATCTGGCTTCTCGAGTACCAGGACAAGAGGAAACCGTGAAGAATTTAGAGATATTTAGGTTAAAAATGATTCTTAG GTTATTACAGATTTCTTcttttaatggcaaaatgaatgcaCTAAATGAAGTAAACAAGGTGATTTCAAGTGTTTCCTACTACACACATCGTCATGGTAATCCTGAAGAAGAGGAATGGCTGACGGCAGAGCGCATGGCA GAATGGATTCAGCAGAACAACATTTTGTCTATTGTGCTAAGAGACAGCCTTCATCAGCCACAGTATGTGGAGAAACTGGAGAAGATCCTGCGATTTGTCATCAAAGAAAAGGCCCTAACGCTTCAGGACCTGGACAACATCTGGGCCGCTCAG GCTGGGAAACATGAGGCTATTGTCAAGAATGTTCATGATCTCCTTGCAAAGCTGGCGTGGGATTTCTCACCTGAACAGCTGGACCATCTCTTCGACTGCTTCAAG gaGAGCTGGACTAATGCAAGTAAAAAGCAGAGAGAGAAGTTACTGGAATTGATTCGTCGTCTGGCAGAGGATGACAAGGATGGTGTGATGGCTCACAAAGTGCTTAATCTGCTGTGGAATCTGGCCCATAGTGATGATGTTCCTGTGGATATCATGGACCAGGCCCTTAGTGCTCATATCAAGATTTTGGACTATAGCTGCTCCCAG GATAGGGACACACAGAAGATGCAGTGGATAGACAGGTTCATAGAAGAATTAAGAACTAATGACAAATGGGTGATTCCTGCACTGAAGCAAATACGGGAGATCTGTAGCCTCTTTGGAGAAGCCCCCCAGAATTTAAG AAAGAAAATACCTATTAACTTACTAAAGAGCTTAGAGGG tcaAACGCAGCGGAGCCCCCATGTCTTCTATCGACATGACTTAATCAACCAATTGCAGCACAACCATGCACTGGTCACTCTTGTAGCAGAGAACCTGTCTGCATACATGGAGAATATGAGGCAGTTCTCAAAAG AGCACACAGACTTTGATCCTCAGACAGTTAGGCCTGGAAGTCGGTATAGTCATGTTCAGGAGGTCCAGGAACGGCTTAATTTCTTGAG GTTCTTACTAAAAGATGGGCAGCTCTGGCTGTGCGCACCTCAGGCTAAGCAGATCTGGAAGTGTCTGGCAGAGAATGCGGTGTTCTTGTGTGATCGGGAGGCCTGCTTCAAATGGTACTCCAAACTCATGGGGGACGAGCCCGACCTCGACCCCGACATCAACAAGGACTTCTTTGAGAACAATGTGCTGCAGCTCGACCCCTCGCTGCTGACAGAGAACGGGATGAAATGCTTTGAACGATTCTTCAAGGCAGTCAACTGCAGGGAGGGCAAACTAGTGGCAAAACGCCGGGCGTACATGATGGATGATTTGGAACTCATAGGGCTGGATTACCTGTGGAGG GTTGTGATTCAAGGAAGTGATGATATTGCTAGCCGAGCAATTGACTTGCTTAAAGAGATTTATACAAACCTTGGACCAAAATTACAAGCCAATCAG GTAGAGATCCATGAGGATTTTATTCAATCTTGCTTTGACCGCCTCAAAGCCTCCTATGACACTCTGTGTGTGCTGGATGGAGATAAAGACAGCATTAACTGTGCCAGACAGGAGGCCATCCGCATGGTGAGAGTACTGACTGTGCTCAGGGAATATATAACTGAGTGTGACAGTGACTACCATGAGGAGAGGACCATCCTGCCCATGTCTAG GGCTTTCAGAGGAAAGCATATTACGCTAGTTGTACGTTTCCCAAATCAAGGCCGACAAGTTGATGATCTGGATATTTGGTCACATACCAATGACACAATCGGTTCTGTGCGACGCTGCATTCTGAACCGAATAAAGGCCAACAGCACGCACACCAAAATTGAACTTTTCATCGGGGGAGAGATCATAGACCCAGCAGATGACAGGAAGCTAATTGGGCAGCTAAACCTCAAAGACAAAACT CTCATCACCGCAAAGCTCACCCAGGTCAGCGCCAATATGCCTTCCAGTCCAGACAGCTCCTCAGACTCCTCCACTGGCTCCCCTGGGAACCATGGCAATCACTATAGTGATGGGCCAAACCCTGAAGTGGAGAGCTGTCTTCCGGGAGTG ATAATGTCGCTGCACCTGCGCTACATTTCTTTCCTCTGGCAAGTTGCAGACCTGGGCTGTAATCTCAACATGCCTCTCCTACGGGATGGAGCTCGTGTTTTAATGAAGCTCATGCCTCCAG ATAACGCCACGGTGGAAAACCTGAGAGCCATTTGTCTggatcatgccaaacttggCGAAAACAGCCTTAGCCCTACGTTGGACTCGCGTTTCTTTGGGCCATCACCATCTCAAGTGCTTTACTTGATAGAg GTGGTGTACGCCTTGCTCATGCCTGCCAGTGGGACGTTGGGCGAGGATGCTAGTGACTTCCAGTACAACTTCTTGAAGAGTGGTGGCCTGCCACTTGTTTTGAGCATGCTCACCAGAAATAACTTCCTGCCAAATGCTGACATGGAGACCCGGCGGGGAGCTTATCTCAACGCACTAAAAATAGCCAAACTGCTGCTTACAGCTGTAGGCTTTGGCCATGTGAAGTCTGTGGCGGAGGCCTGCCAGCCTGTGGTGGAGGGGACTATCCCTGTATCTCCT ATAAACCAGACTACACATGACCAAGCTCTAGTGCTCCAGAATGCCCTGCAGAATATCCCCAACCCATCTGCCGAATGCATGCTGCGGAATGTGGCAATCCGTCTTGCCCAGCAGATCTCAGATGAG AACTTCTTCCAGGCCTCCAAGTATATCCCAGATATCTGTGTCATTCGAGCAGTTCAGAAGATAGTCTGGGCTTCTGGCTGCGGCTCTGTTCAGCATGTCTTCAGTTCTAATGAGGAGATCAGCAAGATCTATGAGAAG ACCAATGCTGGCAATGAGCCGGATGCAGAAGACGAGCAGGTGTGCTGTGAAGCTCTGGAAGTCATGACCCTTTGTTTCGCCCTTATGCCCACTGCACTAGATGCACTTAGCAAAGAAAAGGCCTGGCAAACCTTCATAATAGATCTGCTGCTGCACTGCCAGAGCAA GTCCGTTCGTCAAATGTCCCAAGAACAGTTCTTCCTCATGGCAACCCGATGTTGTATGGGCCATAGGCCTCTTCTGTTCTTCATTACCCTCCTCTTCACAGTTTTAGGT AGCACTGCAAAAGAGCGGGCAAAGCACGCTGCTGATTACTTCACTCTTCTAAGGCACTTACTCAACTATGCATATAACAGCAACATTAATCTTCCAAATGCAGAAGTTCTCTTAAACAATGAAATTGATTGGTTAAAGCGAATCCGG GATGAAGTGAAGAGGACTGGGGATCCTGGGGTTGAGGAGACCATTTTGGAAGGTCATATTGGTGTCACAAAAGAGCTACTGGCTTTCCAGACCCCGGAGAAGAAGTTCTACATTGGCTGTGAAAAAGGAGGTGCTAGTCTCATCAAG GAGTTAATGGATGACTTCCTGTTCCCAGCATCTAATGTGTACCTGCAATACATGAAGAGTGGAGAATTCCCTACTGAACAGGCAATACCTGTGTGTAGCACCCCAGCCACCATCAATGCTGGCTTTGAACTGCTGGTTGCACTTGCCGTCGGATGTGTGCGAAATCTCAAGCAGATTGTGGACACACTAACTGATATGTACTATTTAG GTTGTGAACCACTTACTGAATGGGAATATTTGCCACCAGTTGGGCCACGGCCCACCAAAGGGTTTGTGGGTCTGAAAAATGCAGGTGCAACTTGCTACATGAACTCTGTTATCCAGCAGCTTTACATGATTCCCCCCATCAGGAATGGCATCCTGGCCATCGAAGGCACAGGCAGCGAAGTAGAGGATGATATGTCTGGAGACGAGAAGCAAGATAATGAG AGTAATGTGGATCCCCGGGATGAGGTGTTTGGCTATCAGCACCAGTTTGAAGACAAACCTTCTCTCAGTAAGTCAGAGGACAGGAAGGAATACAACATTGGGGTTCTTCGGCAGTTGCAGGTCATCTTTGGACACTTGGCTGCCTCCAGGTTGCAATACTACGTCCCTAGGGGTTTCTGGAAGCAGTTTCG GTTGTGGGGTGAGCCAGTCAATCTGAGGGAACAGCATGATGCTCTGGAGTTTTTCAACTCACTGGTGGACAGTTTAGATGAGGCTTTGAAAGCATTGGGTCACCCTGCCATGCTGAGCAAAGTACTGGGTGGCTCTTTTGCTGACCAGAAAATATGTCAGGGCTGTCCTCACAG ATATGAATGTGAGGAATCGTTTACGACGTTGAATGTAGATATCAGAAACCATCAAAATCTCCTTGATTCTATGGAGCAGTATGTGAAAGGAGACTTGCTTGAGGGTGCAAATGCCTACCACTGTGAAAAATGCAACAAGAAG GTGGACACAGTGAAGCGTTTACTAATTAAGAAGCTTCCTCCAGTGCTGGCCATCCAGCTGAAACGCTTTGATTATGACTGGGAACGAGAGTGTGCCATTAAGTTCAATGACTACTTTGAGTTCCCACGGGAGTTAGACATGGAGCCCTATACAGTAGCTGGAGTAGCTAAGCTGGAGGGGTCTGATGTGCACCCAGAAAACCAG GTGATCCAGCAGAATGAGCCTTCAGAGCCGGAACCCCCCTGCAGCTCTCGTTATCGTTTGGTGGGAGTGCTGGTCCACTCAGGCCAGGCTAGTGGAGGTCATTATTACTCCTACATCATTCAGAGGAATGGCAGTGGTGGTGAGGGAGAAAGGAACCGTTGGTACAAGTTCGACGATGGTGATGTCACAGAGTGCAAAATGGATGACGACGAGGAGATGAAGAACCAGTGCTTTGGTGGAGAGTACATGGGTGAGGTCTTTGACCACATGATGAAACGCATGTCCTACAGGCGACAGAAGCGCTGGTGGAATGCCTACATCCTTTTTTATGAGCGAATGGACACATTAGACAAGGACAGTGAGCTGGTTAAATACATCACTGAGCTCACAGTGACCAGCAAACCTCACCAAGTGAAGATGCCCTCTGCTATCGAACGCAGTGTGCGCAAACAGAATGTGCAGTTTATGCACAACCGTATGCAGTACAGCTTGGAGTACTTCCAGTTCATCAGGAAACTGCTGACCTGTAACAGTGTGTACTTGAACTCACCGCCAG GTCAAGACCACCTTTTGCCTGAAGCAGAAGAAATGGCTATGATTAGTATACAGCTTGCTGCTAGATTTCTCTTCAGTACTGGATTCCACACCAAGAAAGTAGTTCGTGGCCCTGCTAGTGATTG GTATGATGCACTGTGCATCTTGCTACGACACAGTAAGAATGTGCGTTACTGGTTTGCACACAACGTCCTCTTTGCATATCCAAACCGCTTCTCGGAGTACCTGCTTGAGTGCCCCAGTGCCGAGGTTCGCGGGGCTTTTTCCAAACTCATCGTATTCATTGCACATTTCTCATTGCAAGATGGACCCTGCCCGTCACCCATTGCCTCACCTGGACCTTCAAGTCAG GCCTGTGATAATTTGAGTCTAAGTGAGCACTTATTCCGTGCTGTACTCAATCTGCTGAGAAGGGAAGTGTCTGAGCATGGCCGTCACCTGCAGCAGTACTTCAACCTTTTCGTCATGTATGCCAACCTTG GCTTGGCAGAGAAGACGCAGCTGTTAAAGCTTGGGGTACCAGCCACCTTCATGCTTGTGGCCCTTGACGAGGGTCCGGGCCCTCCAATTAAGTACCAGTATGCTGAGCTGGGAAAGCTCTATTCTGTTGTGTCACAGCTGGTTCGCTGCTGTGATGTGACATCACGTATGCAGTCATCAATTAACG GTAACCCTCCCTTGCCGAACCCATATGGAGACCCCAATATCACTGCTCCCATCATGCCTCTGCAGCAGCTGGTTGTGGACATTCTGTTTGTGCGCACCAGTTATGTAAAGAAGATTATTGAGGACTGCAGTAACTCAGAGGACACTATCAAACTGCTAAGATTCTGCTGTTGGGAGAACCCTCAGTTTTCTTCCACTGTGCTTAGTGAACTACTGTGGCAG gTGGCATATTCATACACGTATGAGTTAAGGCCTTACCTGGACTTGCTTCTCCAGATCTTGTTTATTGAGGACTCATGGCAGACTCACAG gatccACAATGTGCTGAAGGGAATCCCTGATGATCGTGATGGGCTTTTTGACACCATTCAGCGCTCCAAAAACCACTACCAAAAGAGAGCTTATCAGTGTATCAAATGCATGGTGGCTCTTTTTAGCAACTGCTCAGTGGCCTATCAGATTCTCCAG AGTAATGGTGATCTAAAGAGGAAGTGGACATGGGCAGTGGAGTGGCTCGGTGACGAGCTGGAACGAAGACCGTACACTGGCAATACCCAGTACACGTATAACAACTGGTCCCCTCCTGTCCAGAGCAATGAGACTTCCAACGGATACTTCCTGGAGCGCTCCCACAGTGCCCGTATGACTTTAGCCAAGGCCTGCGAGTTGTGCCCAGAGGAG TGTCACTTAACGAAGCACGAGGTGGTATCTGAAGAGGACGCTGGCCGGAACCCGTCCTCGACACAGCAGCTTTTGCCAGGGGAAGTGACAGGCCAACAACAGCACACC GAGCCTGATGAGCAGGAGGCCCTTGAAGAGCAGGACCCTTCTCCTCCAGAGGACACTGCTCTGTACCCTCACTCTCCAGGCTCAAAGTTTCAACAG CAGAATAACCTCCCGCATACGCAGCCGTACACTGGGCCCGCAGCACAGCACGTCAACAACCCTCAGCGTCCAGGCCCACGAGCACAAGAGAACTGGGAGCCCCCTGAGGAGGTGCCGCCCAGCCAGACTAAAGACTAA